The nucleotide window CTCCAGCCCCTTCTATCCCctctctcttcctcttcacTATCCCCAAATTAACACGTTCCTTCGCCCGACCACCACCATCCTTCAGCAAAAAAGGATCAACCGCCGCTTTAGTGTTAGTAATAAGCCTCTTCTGCAAGCCCAACCGACTCTCCTCCGCCTTGGCCTCTGCTTTTAACTTTTTCGTTTTCTGAACCGGTTCAACCGCTGTCTCTGTATTTGTCGAATCACTGAATAGTGGTTTCCAAGTCCCGGCGTCACCACCAGCGGCGCCAAATTCCACCAGCGCAGCGCGCGTACGATCGCCCTCTGTTTCATCTGCGATATCCAGCCCCAGGCTGAATTTCTCTTGCATACCTTCTTTGTGTCTATCTTCTTTCCTCCATACCTTCCTCTTCTTGCGAAACTCGCCGCGGAGTTTAGCGTTGACATCGTACGGATCGCGCCAAACCTCACTTATATCGTACAACTCCTCTACCCGTTCTTTCAACTCCCTCTCTACCCCTTTTTCCTCAACCTTGCCTTCAAACCCCGCAAACGCATCCCCCCTCCTCTTCTCCCTCTCTTCCTCCGTTAAAAACCTGCCTTCCCCCTCCCCACCCTCATCGTCCATACCCCCCATACTCCCTCCGCCTCGCCCCCTCACAAACAACATACTCGCTCTTCGCCGGATCCGTACGTATCTCCCACCACCCCCCCGCACGCCGAATGTTTCATCCGGAAACTCCACACGGGCGTGCTGTAGTAATTTCCCACTTTCTTCTTCTCGGCGTTGAAACGTACGCCTTGGCCGATTATCGCGGAGGGTTTGCACGTGTTGCACCAGACGGCGAAGGGGAGTTCGAAGCGTACGGTGAGGATGCCTTGGGGGAGTTTTCGGGCGCGGGTGCCGAGGGGGTGGGAGGAGGAGTTGAAGGTTGGCGGGTTGGTGGCGTCGGGAGGGTAATATCGGCCCATGTTGAAGCCCTgcattttgggtggtgggTTTGGGGGAGGTGTGCGACAGGCGCTGTGGTGCGGTGTGGGGTTTGCGTGTGTGTTTGGGTGGGTTGAGGATGGCTGTGGAAGTGTGAATGTTGGTATCGTCGCATGAGTTGGCCGCGGAGGTGGATGACGTAAGCAGCGAGTTTATGACTTCTCAGCGAAAGCGCCACTCAACTTTTCTTCACTGGAAAGCATCGCGAAATCATGTGATTCGACGAAATGGTTCCAAGTCTTCCATGTCCCTAGTCTAGGGCCAGAGTTAAGCCGACATTGTGCCTTTGAAACTTGCCCGAGACGGCAACTGAATTAAGGTTACCATTGATTGCAGCACTAAAAGGCTTGTCCACCTTAATACTTTAGCACTCTAGCCGAAAGGTGCGAAACAAGAACTGCCGGCATAACTTCCAACCCGGTACCCGGTATATTAAGTACGGCTATACAACGCAGGGTGGAGAACAATAGCAATCATATAGTTTTAGATGATATATCTACGCTACCATTTGCGTCCAGAACGCCATCAGCCCCCATGTGGCATGGTATCAAACCTCAAAGCACTATTTGTACTTGTAGTTTCCCCAACCCCACTCATGCGCTACTTTTTCCACAACTTAAGCTTCGTCTGTGATGAGCTTGGTGATCTTTCCAATAGCAATCGTCTGACCCTGGTCGCGGAGCGTGAATCGTCCCAGCTGTGGGTAGTCCTCAAAGCGCTCTACACAAATGCTTCCGGCGGTACCAGTGATTTGCAATCGTGCAATAATACTCATGCCCTTGGTCGCGAACCCTGGTGCCTTCTTGGATCGTCGTCCTGTGCCCTTCTCCAGCTTGTGAAGTAGTGCTGTAATGGTGACCTCTTCTTGTGCGGCGTGAACGTGAAGCACGCAGTTGAAACCAGCAGTAAGGATAGACTTGATGTCAAGAAGTACGACTTGCGCCTCGAATTGCGAGACGCAGTGAACTGGTCGCTTTGGTGAGCAGAGGACGTAGCCCTGAAAGGTTCATGTCAGTGAATGTCGTTTGAAAATGGCGAGAAGAGCTTACCGGCAGaatat belongs to Pyrenophora tritici-repentis strain M4 chromosome 10, whole genome shotgun sequence and includes:
- a CDS encoding DUF572 domain-containing protein, with protein sequence MQGFNMGRYYPPDATNPPTFNSSSHPLGTRARKLPQGILTVRFELPFAVWCNTCKPSAIIGQGEEREKRRGDAFAGFEGKVEEKGVERELKERVEELYDISEVWRDPYDVNAKLRGEFRKKRKVWRKEDRHKEGMQEKFSLGLDIADETEGDRTRAALVEFGAAGGDAGTWKPLFSDSTNTETAVEPVQKTKKLKAEAKAEESRLGLQKRLITNTKAAVDPFLLKDGGGRAKERVNLGIVKRKREGIEGAGASAIPPVASTAKADKEGTRKKPDIMAALVGYDSD